A stretch of DNA from Bacillota bacterium:
CGTGTACAACAAGATAGACCTGCTTGCCCCCGGCGAAGGACAGGGGTGGAACGGTAGGTCCGAGGGCGCGGCCGCCTCTGCCCTCACCGGGGAAGGACTCGATGTTCTGCTCGACAAGCTGGACGCCTTCTTCCGTAACGGACGGCAACTGCTCGAGCTGACCCTGGCCTACGACGAGGGGTGGGCCGTATCCTGGATTCACCAGGCGGGCCGGGTGGTGGGGATTGACTATACACCCGAAAGCATGAACGTGCGGGCGGAGATGGACGGGGTGCGGGCCGCCCGCCTGCTGCGGATGCTCGACCGGCGGCACATGGGCCGCCCGCCGGGAGCCAGCCAGCAGAGCAGGAGCAACCGGGCATGAGCGTGCTGGGTTCATCTTTCTGGGAGGCGGCGGAGCCGGCCCTTTCCCTTGATGCCGACCTGGTAGCGGTGGCCAGGGAGGCCTGGCAAGAGAGCTGGCGGGAAAGAGAAGAATACGAAGAGCGGGCCGCCCTCAACCAGGTGCGGGTGGCAGTGGCCCTATCGCGTTCCGGCCTCGACGAATCGGGCCTGGCCGGCTCGTGGGGGTACGGATACGGGGATCGGGGCAGGGAAAGCCTGGAGCGGGCCTGGAGCGAGGCGTTTTCAACGGAGGCCGCCCTGGTGCGGCCCCAGATCGCCACCGGCACCCAGGCACTGGCGCTGTGCCTCCAGGCCTTGCTGCGACCGGGGGACGAGGTGCTCACTTGGCCCGGAGCACCGTACGATACCATGCAGGGAGTGCTCGGGAATCTGGTGGAGTGGGGGATAGGGGCGCGTGCCGTATCCGTGGAACCTGAAGGAGACGCAGGGCAGTGGGTGGACGCGCTGGCAGCATCTCTTGAGCCGCGCACCAGGGTCGTCCTGGTCCAGAGGTCAAGGGGGTACTCCCTGCGTCGGGCCCTGAGGGTGGGGGAGATAGGGCAGGCGGTGGAAGTGGTGCGAACTGGGTCCCGCCGGGCAGTGGTGCTGGTGGACAACTGCTACGGTGAATTCGTGGAGGAAGCCGAACCCGGCGCGGTGGGGGCCGACCTGTGCGCCGGCTCCCTGATCAAGAATCCGGGGGGCGGTCTGGCTCCCACGGGCGGGTACATAGCGGGGAGGGCCGACCTGGTGGCACAGGTGGCCGCGAGGCTCTATGCACCCGGGCAGGGCGGAGAAGTGGGACCC
This window harbors:
- a CDS encoding methionine gamma-lyase family protein; the protein is MSVLGSSFWEAAEPALSLDADLVAVAREAWQESWREREEYEERAALNQVRVAVALSRSGLDESGLAGSWGYGYGDRGRESLERAWSEAFSTEAALVRPQIATGTQALALCLQALLRPGDEVLTWPGAPYDTMQGVLGNLVEWGIGARAVSVEPEGDAGQWVDALAASLEPRTRVVLVQRSRGYSLRRALRVGEIGQAVEVVRTGSRRAVVLVDNCYGEFVEEAEPGAVGADLCAGSLIKNPGGGLAPTGGYIAGRADLVAQVAARLYAPGQGGEVGPTGSWLRMAAQGLFLAPHAVGQALGTAVFAAHFFARLGMQVVPAPGEERGDIVQSVVLGTPARLRSFCRGLQQAGPVDARARPEPWEMPGYRDRVIMAGGTFVPGASLELGADAPLRPPYAAYLQGGTVTAHGVLGCLLAAARLRKDHPDGSDRPERSRRQPPEGTA